The following nucleotide sequence is from Bacteroidota bacterium.
AAAAATCCATCATCCCTTAATAATCACGTTAACACAAAAATAAAACCCCCACCAACCCAACCACCAATCTCACTCCAATATACCCTGTCACAAAAAAGCAAATTATACGAAAACCTAATTCCATGGTTACGTTAAAAACCTCACCTAACCCCTAGGGTTAAATGCTAATTCCTTTAAATCAAAGCTACCTGAGTATTTTCAAAGTTCCCAAGGCAATAATTAGTTCAAATATCAGCCGGATTCACTTTAGGGCAGAATTTTAGCGGTTGGCGGCTTTGAGAAGAATCGGATTTCGGAGCTTAAAACTATCAACATTCCATAAAATTTGATGTGAAGTAGAATGTTCAGTTAACCACTGAAACCGTTTTTTTTTCAAAACCGCTGTTACCTGCTTGCTTTCTGTCTGTCGTGTCGCTGAATGCCTTGTAAATATAGAGTTTCCGTGTCAATGTCTGTTGTGTTTGTCGGGCCGTGTGTCGGTGTATTTTTATTTTTTTTAGTGTTGGTAATTTTTAAAAAACAATTTTTATCTGGGTTGGCAAAGCAAACTCTTTTGCAATTTTTGGTCTGTGCTTTGGTTTGTGCGAATTGCATATGGGCTTACCTTTAGCGTGAGCTTTCCTTTTGTTTCATAAATATTGATATTAAAAGTCCTATTCCTACAACTACATCAACTATGTTCCATATCTCTCTGCCAAGCGCAATTTTGAAAAAAGGTTGAAATAGTAATGCAAGTCCACTGTAAATTATCATTTCTGTTTGGCTGCCTTTTTTGTTCGCCTGATAAGCTAAAATTGTAAAAGCAATTAGTCCTACAAACCTGACGAACTGGTAATAACCGTAGGGCATATCAGCCAAACAGATAAAAAATAAAATCGCCAATACAATTTTAATGGTGCTAATCAAATTTAATTTCATCTGTAAATTCTTGATGTAAACCGTAATTATGGAAGTTAAGTAAATAGTCTATTTGTTTTGGGAATTTTACAATCAGGGTTTGCTCGTCTACTTTCAATTTTGACTTTGCCATTTGAAGAAATTTTAATTCCCTTGGTTGAACAACATTGTCCGCTTCCATAATGCGCAATAGCACTTCAATTAATAATATTTCTTGGTGTTCATTAAGGTTGCTTGTTCCTATTTCCTCTAGGTATTGATTTATTGCACCTTTACCGTTGGCTTTGATATTGTCAATATTATCTTGTAACGGTGCTTCAACGTCATATCCCATAAAATATATTTCATTGGTAACTATGGCTTTTATTTCTTCAATTTCTGTTTCCGCAATGTCACCATCACAAGCCATTGCCATAACAGCTGACTTAAATAGGAAATCTTTAAAATCTTGATTTTTCATTTTGTCGTTTTTTAAAGTCCAAAACCAATTTTTGTTGTTGCTTCTTTTTCAGCACCCTTTGGTAGCAAGTTAAGTAGTCCGCTATTTATTTCAGAAAGTCGTTCCCAATTTTGGCTTCCAATTGCAAAGTTCCCAGCATCAACCAAACTTTTTGCTTGCGCTTGGTCATTCATCTTTGTTTGATTGCTTTTACACCATTGAAAAATGCCTGTTAAAAATTTTGGAGTTCTCCATCTAATTCTTGATAGGATGCTGTGCATTTCATCAGATTTTTCTTGAATTTTCAATGGGCTATTAGTTGCAAAAAAAGCGTTCTCTTGTGCAACTATGTCGTTGTATGTTTTGCGTTCGTGGTCGTTTCCGTTTTCTTCTAAAATCTTTAAACATTCCTCTTTAACTTCATAGTAATGTGCTTTTACCTGTTGAATCCTTTTGTTTTTAGTTGCACTATCTATCTCTTGTGCAATTTTTCGTTTTTTATCTTCAAGTTGATAACGCTTGTCTGTAACATCATCATTTGTGAGGTTCTCAGTTTCCTCACTTACTTTATCCATTTCATCTTTTAATTTTTTTAATGCACCTGCTGTTTCGTAATCTTCTTTGTTTGTTGCTTCTTGAATTTCCAATTCTAATTTTTCTGATAAATCCTCAACTTGTTCCTTTAGAAATTCAATAGGTGTATGCCTTTCTTTTGGATTGAAAGTTTGTTTAAACTCTTGGTCTGCCATGTTAAAATAAATGGAAATTGTAATGTCTCTTGATTCTGAAATTGAAATAGTAATTTCTATATCAGAACCCTTAGCAATATCCCTTTTTATTTGCGTTCCCCTGATTTCCATAAACCCAATTCCTTTATTGGCTTCAGGCAATGCTAAATGAGAACCCTCTAAAACATTGATATAGATAAAATCGAGATCGTTTCCTTTAATAATTCCTTTGTTTAGCGGAAAACTAATACCGTGTGAACGAAGCGGAAGAATTGAGTTTTTTTGGAATACAAGCTTTAATCTTGTTTTGCCAGGATTGTCATAATCGTCAACTTCCAAACAAATATCTTCAGGAATTGGCTGCCCACTGATTCCAAAACCACTGTTGATTCCAATTGGCTCTATGTCGGTTTCAATTAGATTGTTTTGCTCATCATAAACAGTAAGTGTAAAAAAATTGTATGCTCCGTCAACTAATGGCAAATCTTCATTTATACGGTTGCTTAATTTCTTAATTCCAGAATCATAACCTCCGTCCTGTCTTTGTATACGGTAACTCAAACCTGTTAAATCACCAGTTAATCTTGCAGCAAATAATTCTTCTTTTTCTTTAGATGCTTTGTTGTAAGATGCTTTTATTGAAATTGAGGTTTGCTTTTTATTGTTGTCGCTTTTTGAAATTTCTTTTGGTTTGGTAGCTGCATAATATGCCGCACCAATTGCTACTGCTGTTGTAGGGTCAATTTCACAATTTGAGGGTATTTGTAAAACTTCTTCAACACGACTACGAACGTATGGAATGTAAGTAGAGCCACCAACCATTAACGTAAATTGAACATCAATTGGTTTCAGTGAATTTCTTGTTATGATTTTTTTAATCATATCAATTGTTTCGTCAATATTCGGTTTGATTAATTCGTTAAACTCGGACCGTGTTATTACAATTTCCATATCTACCTCGTTTCCATCTTCATCTTCAAAACCGTCTATTACTATCTCTGCTGATGTTTTGGAAGACAAAGTTATTTTGGCTTCTTCTGCTCGTCTTAATAGCACGTAGTATTTTGCATTAAATTTACCTGTCGCACTTTTCATTTCGTCTTCCAAATTGGAGAAACTATATTTTTCAAGGATTTTTGGAATAACTAATTTCTCAACTATCATATTATCAAAATCAGCACCACCCAAAAAGTTGTCTCCTTCGTGGTCTAAAACCTTCATTTCTCCCTCTTTGATTTTTATTAGGGCAACATCAAAAGTTCCACCTCCCAAATCGTAAACCAACCATTGCCCGTCTTTCATTTCTCTTTCCTTCTTCATATTAGCGTATGCTAAACTGGCTGCAATTGGCTCTTGAAGCAGAACAACTTGTTTGAAACCCGCTTGTATTCCCGCTTCCTTGGTTGCATTGGATTGTATCGTGTCAAACGATGCCGGAATAGTAATTACAACTGCGTCTAACGTATCGCCTGTATTTACAAATGTTTTCAACTCTTTTAATACTTGGGCTGAAAGCTCAACAGGTGTTTTAGATTCATTGATTGATTTAATTTTAAAACTTTCAGCAGTTCCCATTTTCCTTTTGAAAACGCCAACAACACTTTTTGGGTCTTTTTCCAAAAATTCTTTGGCTTTGTTTCCAACTGTTATTTTGTCCTTTTTGTAGGAAACAACTGATGGCAAAGTGTTTCTGCCATAGTCTTGAGGGTTTGAAAAAATGATAACTTCTCCTTTTACAAACTTTGCAATAGCACTGTTTGTAGTACCTAAGTCAATTCCGAAATTGATTGTATTTTCCATTTTGAATCCTTTTTAAAGATTAATTATTTTAGATTGAACTATAACTAAAGCAGGTTGAACAATTACTTTTATTACTTTTTCATTTTCTTGATAAGCATAAAAGATAATCGGTTTTATTACTTCTATAATTTCAAGATTTTCAACACCTGTACCTGAAATTGTGGCTTCACAGTCAGTTCTTGTATCCGAATAGCTTTCGCCAATTGGATTATGATAAGTTAAACCAATAGTGGAACTACCCTTGAAAAACTCTTCTTCAAGTATCCTTTTCATTTTATTGAGATTTCTTTGAATTGAATTCTCTTCTTTTAAGTTGGTTACTTTTTTCTCGATTTCAAATATCTGATTCATAAAATCTAGATATGCTTGTGGCACTTTTACGGTGACTTTTTTTATTTCTTGCATATTGTTTCGTTGTTAATTTTATACTTTCAAAATTTGTTTCAATTTCCAATTAAAGCACCGATTGCAGAAATTATTAAACCAATAATTATTATGTAAATTATAAATGTAAGTTGCGGAGATAAATTATTTACCATTGCTTGATTTGCTTTACCAACACCAGTTCCTACATTATTTAAAACATTTTTTGCTTTAAACTCTACTCCTGAAATATTTTTTTCAATGCTTACAGCTAATTCTCCATCATTATTGCCAATTGGCTTGATACGTTTAAAAAAACTGTTTGAGTAAAAAGCATCCAGTTTTACTAATGTTTTTTCAAGCGTATAAAA
It contains:
- a CDS encoding tellurite resistance TerB family protein: MKNQDFKDFLFKSAVMAMACDGDIAETEIEEIKAIVTNEIYFMGYDVEAPLQDNIDNIKANGKGAINQYLEEIGTSNLNEHQEILLIEVLLRIMEADNVVQPRELKFLQMAKSKLKVDEQTLIVKFPKQIDYLLNFHNYGLHQEFTDEIKFD
- a CDS encoding Hsp70 family protein translates to MENTINFGIDLGTTNSAIAKFVKGEVIIFSNPQDYGRNTLPSVVSYKKDKITVGNKAKEFLEKDPKSVVGVFKRKMGTAESFKIKSINESKTPVELSAQVLKELKTFVNTGDTLDAVVITIPASFDTIQSNATKEAGIQAGFKQVVLLQEPIAASLAYANMKKEREMKDGQWLVYDLGGGTFDVALIKIKEGEMKVLDHEGDNFLGGADFDNMIVEKLVIPKILEKYSFSNLEDEMKSATGKFNAKYYVLLRRAEEAKITLSSKTSAEIVIDGFEDEDGNEVDMEIVITRSEFNELIKPNIDETIDMIKKIITRNSLKPIDVQFTLMVGGSTYIPYVRSRVEEVLQIPSNCEIDPTTAVAIGAAYYAATKPKEISKSDNNKKQTSISIKASYNKASKEKEELFAARLTGDLTGLSYRIQRQDGGYDSGIKKLSNRINEDLPLVDGAYNFFTLTVYDEQNNLIETDIEPIGINSGFGISGQPIPEDICLEVDDYDNPGKTRLKLVFQKNSILPLRSHGISFPLNKGIIKGNDLDFIYINVLEGSHLALPEANKGIGFMEIRGTQIKRDIAKGSDIEITISISESRDITISIYFNMADQEFKQTFNPKERHTPIEFLKEQVEDLSEKLELEIQEATNKEDYETAGALKKLKDEMDKVSEETENLTNDDVTDKRYQLEDKKRKIAQEIDSATKNKRIQQVKAHYYEVKEECLKILEENGNDHERKTYNDIVAQENAFFATNSPLKIQEKSDEMHSILSRIRWRTPKFLTGIFQWCKSNQTKMNDQAQAKSLVDAGNFAIGSQNWERLSEINSGLLNLLPKGAEKEATTKIGFGL